CGACCCGCACCCCGACGCCCCGCGCCGCGAACTCCGCCGCCGTGCACCCCAGGAGCATCGTCGGGTCGTGCAGCTCGATGCGATCGACCGCGCGCCCCGTCAACGCGGGACGGAGCCCGCGCACCATCGTCTCGACCTCGGGAAGCTCCGGCATCGACGCCTCGTGCGGCTTAGTTAAAAAGGAAACGAGCAGGACGCGAACGACACCGAAGATTATACGGATGAAACCGCCTCGCGAGGAAGCGGGCAGGATTTCGTGAAGATTCGACGCAGACGCCATCAGAATCCGTCACGATCGACGAAAGTTCTTGACAGGCCTCACGCCACGATGGAAACTAACCTCCGGTGATCGTGCAAGAAACCTTCCAGAGCGGGTCGCCCATGCTGCCAGAGACCCGTCGCCGCCGGCTCCGCGAGCTGATCTCGAAGCAGGGCTACGCGACGCTCGACGAGCTGGTGCGGGCGCTCAACGTCTCCGAGAGCACGGTGCGTCGCGACCTCGAGGCGCTCGACCTCTCCGGGGCGGTGCGGCGGACGCACGGCGGGGCGGTCTACTCAGGGGAGGCCCGAGGGATGCCGGCCTTCGACGAGCGGACGCACACGGCGATGGCCGAGAAGCGGGCGATCGGCGAGGCGACGGCGGACCTGATCGAGGACGGCGACACCGTCCTCCTGGACGGCGGCACGACGACCCTGGAGGTGGCCCGGGCGCTCCTGGCCCGGGAGATCCACGTCCAGGTGGTGACCAACAGCCTGCCGATCGCCCAGCTCGTGGCGTCGAGCCCCCAGACGGACCTGATCCTGATCGGGGGCTACGTCTACCCGAGGACCGGGGTCGCCCTGGGGCCCCTGGCGATCGCGATGATGCAGGGGATCCGGGTGCGGAAGTCGATCCTGGGGGCGGGCGGGATCATGGCCGACGGGGTGTACAACTCGAACCTGCTCCTGGTCGAGACCGAGCGGCGGATGATGGCCTGCGGCCAGGAGGTCGTGATCGCGGCCGACCACTCGAAGTTCGGCCGGATGGCGCTGGCGAGGCTCTGCGGGCTGGACGAGGTCACGCGGCTGGTCTGCGACGCCCGGACCCCCGAAAACCAGCGGAAGATGATCGAGGCGGCCGGGGTGATCGTGCACACGGCCGGGCTCGAGGGCCGCAACGGCCACGCCGGGCCCGAAGGCAAGGCGGCGGCGGAATCCACACGCAACGCGACCGACGAGAGGACCGAGGCATGAGCGCGACGGCGACCGCGACGACCCGCGACCAGATCGAGAGCCTGGTGCGGTCGATCATCCTCAAGAGCATGGGCGCCCCGGCCCCGGCCAACGGCGCCGGTGCCGGCGCGGCCGGGCCGCCGAAGGTGATCGTCAACATCTCGGCCCGGCACTGCCACCTGACGCAGGACGACGTCGACGTCCTCTTCGGCAAGGGCCACCAGCTCACGCCGATGAAGCGGCTGTACCAGGACACCGACTTCGCCGCCGAGGAGACCGTGGCGGTCGTCGGCCCCCGCCAGCGGATGATCCCGGGCGTGCGGATCCTGGGGCCCTGCCGCAAGTTCAGCCAGGTCGAGCTGGCGTTCACCGACGCCATCAGCCTGGGGATCGACGTGCCGGTTCGGCTCTCGGGCGACGTCGAGGGCACGCCCGGCTGCCTGCTGATCGGCCCCAAGGGGTCGCTGGTGATGCCCAAGGGGGTCATCCGGGCCGAGCGGCACGTGCACATGGGCCCGCGCGACGCCGAGTACTACGGCGTCAAGCACCTGGACCGGATGAACATGCGGGTCGAGAGCCCCTGCCCCAGCACCCTGGAGGGCCTGCTCGTGCGGACCCACCCGGACTGGAAGCTGGAGGTCCACATCGACACCGACGAGGCCAACGCGTGCGACCTGACGCACGCGGCCGACGTGATCCTGAGCAAGGCCTGATCGAACCGGACCGGTCGGAAGTTTCTCTCTCGAACCCACCCGCGGAAGGAGGGCCCCAGTGGCCTCTGCATCCCTCGAAGCGCTCGGAATGATCGAAACCAAGGGGTTCGTCGCGCTCGTCGAAGCCAGCGACGCGATGTTGAAGGCGGCCAACGTGGAGCTGGTCGGCTGGGACAAGGTCGGCAGCGGCCTGGTGACGGCGTTCGTCGCCGGCGACGTGGCGGCGGTGAAGGCGGCGGTCGACGCCGGGGCCGCGGCGGCCAGCCGGATCGGCGAGGTCGTCAGCGTGCAGGTCATCCCCCGTCCCCACGAAGACCTCGCGGGCATCCTCTCGTTCACCAAGGTCACGGCCCCCAAGGCCTCCTGAGGAGCCCCCAGCCATGGCCACGACGACACAGAAGCCCGCGACCCGCGGGAGCAACGGGAGCCTGGGGATGAACGGCGAGGCGCTGGGACTGATCGAGACCAAGGGGCTCGTGGGCGTCATCGAGGCGACCGACGCGATGCTCAAGGCGGCGAACGTCACCCTGGCCGGCAAGGTCTCGGTGGGCGGCTCGTTCATCACGACGCTGGTCCGGGGCGACGTCGGCAGCGTCCGCGCGGCCGTCGAGGCCGGGGCCGAGGCGGCCAGCCGCGTCGGCGAGCTGGTCAGCGCCCACGTCATCCCGCGGCCCGACGCGGCGGTCCTCCGCACGTTCCTGGGCTGAGCCCGGGCTCCTTCCTTACGAACCACACAAACGACAGGGAGCCTCGAACATGAACGGCAACGCGCTGGGCCTCATCGAGACGATGGGCCTGGTCTGCCTCATCAACGCGATCGACGCCATGCTCAAGGCGGCGACCGTGGAGCTGGCCAGCCCGATCATCAAGCTCGACGGCGGCGTCGTCAGCGTGATGGTCCGCGGCGACGTCAGCAGCGTCCGCGCCGCCGTCGAGGCGGGGGCCGAGGCGGCCTCCAAGGCCGGCGAGCTGCGTGCGGCGCACGTCATCCCGCGTCCGGGGGCCGCCGTCCTCCGCGCCTATCTGGGAGCCTCGCGTTGAAGATCCTCGTCGCCAACCTGGGCAGCACCAGCTTCAAGTACCGCCTGTTCGACCTGGGCGACCCGGCCGAGCCGGTCCTGGCCCGGGGGGCGATCGAGCGCATCGGCTCGCCCTCGTCCAAGGTCGTCGTCAAGACGGCCAAGGGCGGAAGCGAGACGAGCCGCCCGGTCGCCGACCACGGCGACGCGGTGCAGCTCTGCCTGGACCAGCTCACCGACCCCGAGACCGGCGTCCTGGCCGACGCCTCCGAGGTCTCGGCGATCGGCTTCAAGGCGGTCCACGCTCGCAACCTGACCGGCGTCCACCTGGTCGACGACGCCGTACTCGAGGCGATGGAGGCCTTCTCCGACGTCGCCCCCGCGCACAACCCGCCGTACGTGAAGGCCATGCGGATGCTCCGCGACCGGTTCCCGGGCCTCCCCCTGGTCGCCGCCTTCGAGACCGGCTTCCACCGCACCATCCCCGAGGCCTCGCAGCGCTACGCCATCCCCGAAGAGTGGGCCACCGCGCTGGGCGTGCGGCGCTGGGGGTTCCACGGGGCGAGCCACCGCTACATCTCGTGGCGGACGGCCGAACTGCTGGGGCGGACCGACCTCAAGGTGATCTCGTGCCACCTCGGCGGCAGCTCGTCGCTGGCGGCGATCCGCGACGGCGCCTCGGTCGGCTCCAGCCTGGGGATGAGCCCGCAGTCGGGCCTGCCGCACAACAACCGGGTCGGCGAGTTCGACGTCTTCGCCCTCCCCGTCCTGCTCCGCGAGACGGGCAAGAGCCTCGAGGAGATCCTCCAGATCCTGGCCTGCAAGTCGGGCCTGGAGGGGATCTGCGGGGCCAACGACGTCCGCGACGTCGAGGCCGCCGCCGGCGAGGGCGACATCCGCTCGCAGCTCGCGCTCGACGTCTTCGTCGCCTCGATCCGCCACTACCTGGGGGCCTTCCTCCTGGAGCTGGGCGGGGCCGACGCGATCGTCTTCACGGGCGGGATCGGCGAGAACTCGTCGCGGATCCGCTCGATGACCTGCCGCGACCTGGGCTGGTTCGGGATCGAGCTCGACCCCGCGCTCAACGCCGGGGGCCCCGCCGAGCGGCGGATCTCGGCCGAGGGCTCGCGGGTGCAGGTCTGGACCGTGCCGACCAACGAGGAGATCGTGGTCGCCCGGCAGTCGCAGGAACTCCTGAAGTCGGGCCGCTCGGCCATCGCCTGAGCCCCGGCCGACGGACGCCGCCCCCCAACAGCCCCACAGGACCCCTCGCCGATGTTCCTGGCCCGCGTGACGGGAAGCCTGGTGGCGACCCAGAAGGTCGCCTCGATGACCGGCCACAAGCTCCTCCTCGTCGAGCCCTATCGGGTCGACGAGAAGGGGGGCGACCGCCTGGTCCCGACCGGCCGCACGTTCGTGGTCGTCGACTCCCTGGGCGCGGGGGTCGACGAGATGGTCCTCGTCTGCCAGGGGTCGAGCGCCCGCCTGACCCCCGAGACCGAGAAGCTCCCCATCGACGCCGTGGTGATCGGCCTGGTCGACTCGGTCGACGTCCGGGGCCGCGTCGTCTTCTCGAACAAGCCCGGCTCGTGAGCCGATCACGACTCGAACCGACGCGGGGCCGCCCCGCCCGCCTCGAACCGCACAATCGACGCATGGACTTCGCCCCAGCCCAGGAACCCCGGTGCCCGTCATGCAAACGACCGAAGATCTGATCCGCAACGTGGTCCACCAGGTCCTCTCCCAGATGGGGAACGGGGCCTCCCCGACCAACGGCCACGCGAACGGCAAGGCGACGGCCGGCGACCTCGGGGTCTTCCCGACCGTCGAGGCGGCGACGTCGGCGGCCGAGTCCGCGTACCAGGCCTTCCGCAACCGGCCCCTCCTCGACCGCAAGAAGGCGATCGCCGAGATCCGCAAGATCTGCGTCGGCCAGGCCGAGGAGCTGGGCCGGCTGGAGCTGGAAGAGACCCAGATCGGCCGCCTCGACCACAAGATCGCCAAGCTCCGCGACTCGATCCCGCTGATCCCGGGCGTCGAGTACCTGCGGACGGAGAACGCCAGCGGCGACGCCGGCGTGACCTTCACCGACTACACGCCGTTCGGCGTGATCGGCTCCATCACGCCGGTCACCCACAGCCTGCCGACGCTGGCCGCCAACGCGATCAACATGCTGGCGGCGGGCAACACGGTCGTCTTCAACGCCCACCCCTCGGGCCGGGCGATCGCGGCCCTGGGCGTCCAGAAGTTCAACAAGGCCATCGCCCAGGCGACCGGCCTGGAGAACCTGCTGACGATCATCGACCCGCCGACCATCGAGACGGCCAACGGCCTCTTCGCCAGCCCCAAGGTCAAGCTCCTGGTGGTCACCGGCGGCCCGGCCGTCGCCCGCGCGGCCCTGGGGAGCAAGCGTCGCGCGATCGTCGCCGGCCCCGGCAACCCGCCGGTCGTCGTCGACGCCACGGCCGACCTCGACCTGGCGTGCAAGTCGATCGTCGAGGGCGGGGCGTTCGACAACAACCTGCTCTGCATCGGCGAGAAGCAGGTCTTCGCCGTCGCCCCCATCTTCGACAAGCTGATGGAGACGATGCCCAAGTACCAGGCCTTCCGCCTGACCGCCCCGCAGGTCGAGTCGCTCACCCGGGCGGCGTTCGAGAACGGGTCGGACGGCAAGCCCCATGTCCGCAAGGAGCTGGTCGGGAAGGACCCGGCCATCCTGGCGGCCCACGCCGGGGTCAAGATCCCCGCCTCCACGCAGCTCCTCTACGGCGAGACCGGGGCCGACCACCCGTTCGTCCAGGAAGAGCAGATGATGCCGTTCATCCCGTTCGTGAGGGTGCCCGACGTCGACCGCGCCCTGACGCTGGCTCACGCCAGCGAGCACGGCTACGGCCACACGGCGATCCTGCACTCGCGCGACGTGGCGGTGATGGCCAA
The DNA window shown above is from Paludisphaera mucosa and carries:
- a CDS encoding DeoR/GlpR family DNA-binding transcription regulator is translated as MIVQETFQSGSPMLPETRRRRLRELISKQGYATLDELVRALNVSESTVRRDLEALDLSGAVRRTHGGAVYSGEARGMPAFDERTHTAMAEKRAIGEATADLIEDGDTVLLDGGTTTLEVARALLAREIHVQVVTNSLPIAQLVASSPQTDLILIGGYVYPRTGVALGPLAIAMMQGIRVRKSILGAGGIMADGVYNSNLLLVETERRMMACGQEVVIAADHSKFGRMALARLCGLDEVTRLVCDARTPENQRKMIEAAGVIVHTAGLEGRNGHAGPEGKAAAESTRNATDERTEA
- the pduL gene encoding phosphate propanoyltransferase, with product MSATATATTRDQIESLVRSIILKSMGAPAPANGAGAGAAGPPKVIVNISARHCHLTQDDVDVLFGKGHQLTPMKRLYQDTDFAAEETVAVVGPRQRMIPGVRILGPCRKFSQVELAFTDAISLGIDVPVRLSGDVEGTPGCLLIGPKGSLVMPKGVIRAERHVHMGPRDAEYYGVKHLDRMNMRVESPCPSTLEGLLVRTHPDWKLEVHIDTDEANACDLTHAADVILSKA
- a CDS encoding BMC domain-containing protein — protein: MIETKGFVALVEASDAMLKAANVELVGWDKVGSGLVTAFVAGDVAAVKAAVDAGAAAASRIGEVVSVQVIPRPHEDLAGILSFTKVTAPKAS
- a CDS encoding BMC domain-containing protein, which gives rise to MNGEALGLIETKGLVGVIEATDAMLKAANVTLAGKVSVGGSFITTLVRGDVGSVRAAVEAGAEAASRVGELVSAHVIPRPDAAVLRTFLG
- a CDS encoding BMC domain-containing protein; the encoded protein is MNGNALGLIETMGLVCLINAIDAMLKAATVELASPIIKLDGGVVSVMVRGDVSSVRAAVEAGAEAASKAGELRAAHVIPRPGAAVLRAYLGASR
- a CDS encoding acetate/propionate family kinase, translated to MKILVANLGSTSFKYRLFDLGDPAEPVLARGAIERIGSPSSKVVVKTAKGGSETSRPVADHGDAVQLCLDQLTDPETGVLADASEVSAIGFKAVHARNLTGVHLVDDAVLEAMEAFSDVAPAHNPPYVKAMRMLRDRFPGLPLVAAFETGFHRTIPEASQRYAIPEEWATALGVRRWGFHGASHRYISWRTAELLGRTDLKVISCHLGGSSSLAAIRDGASVGSSLGMSPQSGLPHNNRVGEFDVFALPVLLRETGKSLEEILQILACKSGLEGICGANDVRDVEAAAGEGDIRSQLALDVFVASIRHYLGAFLLELGGADAIVFTGGIGENSSRIRSMTCRDLGWFGIELDPALNAGGPAERRISAEGSRVQVWTVPTNEEIVVARQSQELLKSGRSAIA
- a CDS encoding EutN/CcmL family microcompartment protein, whose product is MFLARVTGSLVATQKVASMTGHKLLLVEPYRVDEKGGDRLVPTGRTFVVVDSLGAGVDEMVLVCQGSSARLTPETEKLPIDAVVIGLVDSVDVRGRVVFSNKPGS
- a CDS encoding aldehyde dehydrogenase; the encoded protein is MQTTEDLIRNVVHQVLSQMGNGASPTNGHANGKATAGDLGVFPTVEAATSAAESAYQAFRNRPLLDRKKAIAEIRKICVGQAEELGRLELEETQIGRLDHKIAKLRDSIPLIPGVEYLRTENASGDAGVTFTDYTPFGVIGSITPVTHSLPTLAANAINMLAAGNTVVFNAHPSGRAIAALGVQKFNKAIAQATGLENLLTIIDPPTIETANGLFASPKVKLLVVTGGPAVARAALGSKRRAIVAGPGNPPVVVDATADLDLACKSIVEGGAFDNNLLCIGEKQVFAVAPIFDKLMETMPKYQAFRLTAPQVESLTRAAFENGSDGKPHVRKELVGKDPAILAAHAGVKIPASTQLLYGETGADHPFVQEEQMMPFIPFVRVPDVDRALTLAHASEHGYGHTAILHSRDVAVMAKMGKLMDCTIFVVNGSSLAGLGGEAVPSFSIAGPTGEGVTTPLTFTRQRRTAIAGGFRFS